A genomic window from Archaeoglobus profundus DSM 5631 includes:
- a CDS encoding PQQ-binding-like beta-propeller repeat protein, translating to METQLEEAKEIKLIKPADRWVYCKRGEIVCYENILVGRNFVVSFDKPIFEISVDKTIAVRTENEVALIGPEGNIIWRKKIKANAVSCRNDKVAVGVGKKVLVLNGSGEKVLSKRVGKVLALDFDGEIFIVATDKGIKCLNSEGEELWKLHLKANLVRVGYAVAVSNYNDLILLTRDGHVLWSKKLDGIVYDVKFGDDGITAYTYGSKVKFDFEGRIVEVVREEYDFKFLPLPHILVQRKIDEIKSLLKLSKDLKPKSVKRLVKQAKKYFKRREYGRSYEFILTAIEELERLQLVVELPKKVYINEAFNVKIGYKNVLHDVVENLVVDLTDLEKYFEVEPKMIEFPPVRRGMVVRSDVKIVPKYEGTFKVIVNARSSVGELSREFEITVARKRLFRLFRREKGEETLLELLE from the coding sequence ATGGAAACTCAGCTTGAAGAGGCGAAAGAAATTAAGCTGATCAAGCCTGCGGACAGATGGGTTTACTGTAAAAGGGGGGAGATAGTTTGCTATGAAAATATTCTCGTCGGAAGAAATTTCGTTGTAAGTTTTGACAAACCTATATTCGAGATCTCTGTTGACAAGACCATAGCTGTCAGAACTGAGAATGAAGTTGCTTTGATCGGTCCTGAAGGAAATATAATCTGGAGGAAGAAGATTAAGGCTAATGCCGTAAGTTGCCGTAACGATAAGGTTGCTGTAGGTGTTGGTAAGAAAGTCTTGGTATTGAACGGGAGTGGTGAGAAAGTACTCTCTAAGAGGGTTGGAAAAGTCTTAGCCTTGGATTTTGACGGAGAAATCTTCATCGTTGCTACAGATAAAGGTATAAAATGTCTCAACTCTGAAGGAGAAGAGCTATGGAAACTACATTTAAAGGCAAATCTTGTGAGAGTTGGATACGCTGTTGCAGTTTCCAACTACAACGATCTGATACTTTTGACTAGAGATGGACACGTTCTATGGAGCAAAAAGCTCGACGGAATTGTGTATGACGTTAAATTCGGTGATGACGGCATAACTGCTTATACGTACGGTAGCAAGGTAAAGTTCGATTTCGAGGGTAGGATCGTAGAGGTTGTTAGAGAGGAGTACGATTTCAAGTTCCTGCCCCTTCCTCATATACTCGTCCAGAGGAAGATAGATGAGATTAAATCTCTGTTAAAGCTCTCCAAAGATCTAAAGCCTAAAAGTGTCAAAAGACTAGTTAAGCAAGCTAAGAAATACTTCAAGAGGAGAGAGTACGGAAGAAGTTACGAGTTCATACTTACAGCGATTGAAGAGCTTGAAAGGTTGCAACTCGTTGTTGAACTTCCGAAAAAAGTTTACATCAACGAGGCCTTTAATGTTAAAATTGGCTACAAGAATGTTCTGCACGATGTTGTAGAGAACTTGGTCGTTGATCTAACAGATCTTGAAAAGTACTTCGAAGTTGAGCCAAAAATGATTGAATTTCCACCCGTTAGAAGGGGTATGGTCGTTAGAAGTGATGTAAAAATCGTTCCGAAGTACGAAGGGACATTCAAAGTTATAGTGAATGCCAGATCGAGTGTTGGAGAATTAAGCAGAGAATTTGAAATAACCGTCGCTAGGAAGAGGTTATTCAGATTGTTTAGAAGGGAAAAGGGAGAAGAAACTTTGCTCGAGCTACTTGAATAA
- the rgy gene encoding reverse gyrase, protein MIPAIYKNLCHVCGNDFDTEEAEKGVCKKKNRIMCRFYEDFIVEEFFKFFEKIVGEPRAIQKFWAKRILRGESFAAVAPTGIGKTTFGSAIALFLALKGRKCYIILPTALLVKQVVENLEKFCEKLDLKAGFNELGDPTILYYHSDIKKDERERFFKLLEEGKFNILVTTAQFLPRYFPQMKHLRFNFIFVDDVDSVLKASKNVDRILQLLGFYYDANEKKWKGKARGCLMVSTATAKKGQKVKLFRELLNFDVGTSTHAVRNIEDVAINSEDINILRQILKKMGTGGLIYARTTEEAEKLYEILKDEFKIGIVTAGRKKDFDLFAEGEIDYLIGTAYYYGTLVRGLDLPERIRFCVFYGAPVFRVRVEDVDTASVGIIKVLAMIFRDNEEVKKFIPYLAVIDKRPEDLEQLKSILKKLIEQGEVKERDIVVRKGEIIFPDIRTYIQGSGRTSRLFAGGITKGASFLMEEDPEIFNAFIERAKFYDIEFKSLEDVDFEKLIKEIDESRERYRRREQFDIIKPTLFIVESPTKARQIARFFGQPSVKVFEENGELQLVAYEVPTPEHVLIVTACIGHVTDLITNMGFHGVITNGKFIPIYASIKRCRDCSYQFTEERDECPRCGSKNVDDSKRRIKALRKLAHDVDLIIIGTDPDSEGEKIAWDLRNLLAGCGEIRRAEFHEVTRRAVVEALKNLRNIDENLVKAQIVRRVEDRWIGFVLSQKLWEVFGDRNLSAGRAQTPVLGWVIQRYEEYKQKKKVAIIRDFDLTLDVEDSKEELELEIELLEEREEERVPLPPYTTDTMLRDANAILKIPAKDAMKLAQDLFESGLCVTPDTYIIMHDGCIKRIDEIFEGEKVLGLNDFHEKDAHVLKFWRIPYKGTIKEITLDNNYRIKATPDHGLFVYRDGKFGWVSAKNIRVGDYVAVAFNTNVERRNDLSLLKLLAELGITDICVEFKENSKLFEKLREKIVGIATSTKYKYLKNRVIPLKYLIEWNVNLQEVEREAKAIYRQRPSAKKIPIFKLNADFWYLVGLVMGDGTVRDGKVAIAQTDVKKVESIVKDILPFIQTWTSGMQVFFANSIIAEILKRLDVRGKLNGLVFSLPEEWINAMIAGYIDTDGCISLMFDKRTGKHNLRIAISSKDREKLEKVGYYLHSIGILNTLHEDKRNGVWTLIVSNRSLKTFKEKIGKYLRIKKERFERAYEVYTNEHKQFESDLVPFGKLFKLLKFKRGIKNKVLKEFGIDVWNWNDCVCIPREKLRKIVELAEDSDIKTFLLELLNANVTWIKVKDVKDRYYNGYVYDVTTTTSNFFANAMLNHNCTYHRTDSTRVSEVGLRIAREFLGDDFVARDWFMEGAHECIRPTRPISKDTLQRLIQEGVIQVEGITSRHLALYDLIFRRFMASQCKPYRVKVARYLIRYDGKEVEEERVLEAEGKAVELYKWCVWVKPALPTGKVKVKAEIRTVPKAPLFTQSDIVRLMKERGIGRPSTYATIVDRLFMRNYVIEKNGRVIPTKRGIDVFNYLASNYGKFVSEERTRLLEEKMDAVERGELDYFKALQELYEEIREIA, encoded by the coding sequence GAAAAGATCGTAGGAGAGCCAAGAGCTATTCAAAAATTCTGGGCTAAAAGAATTTTGAGGGGTGAAAGCTTTGCCGCTGTAGCACCGACTGGTATAGGCAAGACAACTTTTGGTTCGGCTATAGCACTTTTCTTGGCTTTGAAAGGTAGAAAATGTTACATAATACTTCCTACAGCACTTCTAGTTAAACAAGTTGTCGAAAATTTGGAAAAATTCTGTGAGAAACTTGATTTGAAAGCTGGATTTAATGAACTTGGAGATCCAACAATCTTATATTATCATAGTGATATTAAGAAAGATGAAAGGGAGAGATTTTTCAAGCTGTTGGAGGAAGGTAAATTCAACATACTCGTAACAACAGCCCAGTTCCTTCCAAGATACTTCCCTCAAATGAAGCATTTGAGATTTAACTTCATATTCGTAGATGATGTAGATTCCGTCTTGAAAGCTTCCAAGAATGTGGACAGGATACTTCAGCTTCTCGGCTTTTACTACGACGCAAACGAGAAGAAGTGGAAAGGAAAGGCTAGAGGATGTTTGATGGTATCTACAGCTACAGCTAAGAAGGGGCAGAAGGTTAAACTGTTCAGAGAACTCTTGAACTTCGATGTTGGAACTTCTACTCATGCCGTGAGGAACATCGAGGATGTTGCGATAAACAGCGAGGACATTAACATTCTACGTCAGATTTTGAAAAAGATGGGAACTGGAGGACTTATATACGCTAGAACCACTGAAGAGGCAGAGAAACTTTATGAAATTTTAAAGGATGAGTTTAAGATAGGAATAGTTACAGCTGGAAGAAAGAAGGATTTTGATCTGTTTGCAGAAGGCGAGATAGACTATCTCATTGGTACAGCCTACTACTACGGGACGCTCGTAAGGGGTTTGGATTTACCTGAGAGGATAAGGTTCTGTGTATTCTACGGCGCACCAGTTTTTAGAGTGAGAGTTGAGGATGTAGATACAGCGAGCGTCGGTATAATCAAGGTTCTAGCAATGATTTTCAGAGACAACGAAGAGGTAAAGAAGTTCATACCTTACTTGGCTGTGATAGATAAAAGACCAGAGGACTTGGAGCAGCTTAAATCTATCCTGAAGAAGCTGATAGAGCAGGGAGAAGTTAAGGAGAGGGATATAGTCGTCAGGAAAGGAGAAATAATATTTCCCGATATTAGAACATACATTCAAGGCTCTGGAAGAACATCAAGGCTCTTCGCTGGAGGTATAACGAAAGGTGCAAGCTTCCTCATGGAAGAGGATCCAGAAATATTTAACGCATTCATCGAGAGGGCCAAATTCTACGATATAGAGTTCAAGAGTTTGGAAGATGTTGATTTCGAGAAACTGATTAAGGAGATAGATGAGAGTAGAGAGAGATACAGAAGGAGAGAGCAGTTCGACATAATTAAGCCGACTCTTTTCATCGTTGAGAGTCCCACAAAGGCAAGGCAGATTGCAAGGTTCTTTGGACAACCAAGCGTTAAGGTTTTTGAGGAAAACGGAGAGCTTCAGCTCGTAGCATACGAAGTGCCAACACCAGAGCACGTTCTGATTGTCACAGCGTGTATTGGTCACGTTACCGATTTGATAACAAACATGGGATTCCACGGAGTAATAACCAACGGTAAATTCATTCCAATTTATGCCTCGATAAAGCGTTGCAGAGATTGTAGTTACCAGTTCACGGAGGAGAGGGATGAATGTCCACGATGCGGAAGTAAGAATGTAGATGATTCCAAGAGGAGGATAAAGGCTCTAAGAAAATTGGCTCACGATGTCGATCTAATAATAATTGGGACAGATCCAGACAGCGAGGGAGAGAAAATTGCTTGGGATCTAAGGAACTTACTGGCTGGGTGCGGTGAGATTAGGAGAGCTGAGTTCCATGAGGTCACAAGGAGAGCAGTTGTTGAAGCTCTGAAAAATTTGAGAAACATTGACGAGAATTTGGTTAAAGCTCAGATCGTTAGAAGGGTGGAAGACAGGTGGATAGGATTCGTTTTGAGTCAGAAGCTTTGGGAAGTTTTTGGTGATCGCAATTTATCAGCTGGAAGAGCGCAAACACCAGTCTTGGGATGGGTCATTCAGAGGTACGAGGAGTACAAGCAGAAAAAGAAAGTAGCAATAATTAGAGATTTTGATCTAACATTGGATGTCGAAGATTCCAAAGAGGAGCTTGAACTTGAGATAGAGCTTTTGGAGGAAAGAGAAGAGGAGAGAGTTCCACTTCCACCCTACACTACGGATACAATGCTAAGAGACGCAAATGCGATTCTGAAGATTCCTGCAAAAGATGCGATGAAATTAGCTCAAGACCTGTTCGAATCGGGATTGTGCGTAACACCCGACACTTATATAATCATGCACGATGGGTGTATCAAGAGGATAGATGAGATTTTTGAGGGTGAAAAAGTCTTGGGCTTGAACGACTTTCATGAAAAAGATGCTCATGTGCTAAAATTCTGGAGAATTCCGTACAAAGGAACAATCAAGGAAATAACGCTTGACAACAACTATCGCATAAAGGCTACACCCGATCACGGTCTTTTCGTTTATAGAGACGGAAAGTTCGGTTGGGTTTCCGCTAAGAACATAAGGGTTGGGGACTATGTGGCGGTAGCTTTCAACACTAATGTGGAAAGAAGAAACGATTTGAGCTTGCTTAAACTGTTGGCAGAGTTAGGAATAACAGACATATGCGTTGAATTTAAGGAGAATTCGAAATTGTTTGAGAAACTTAGAGAGAAGATCGTAGGTATCGCAACGAGCACGAAATACAAGTATCTGAAAAATAGAGTGATTCCGCTGAAGTATTTAATAGAATGGAATGTTAATCTCCAAGAGGTTGAAAGAGAGGCTAAGGCAATATACAGACAAAGACCTTCGGCTAAAAAGATTCCAATATTTAAGTTAAATGCCGATTTTTGGTATCTCGTCGGGTTGGTTATGGGTGACGGAACCGTTAGGGATGGAAAGGTTGCCATAGCTCAGACTGATGTTAAGAAAGTTGAGAGTATCGTGAAAGATATCCTCCCGTTCATTCAAACTTGGACGTCAGGTATGCAAGTGTTCTTTGCAAATTCAATCATAGCTGAAATTCTAAAAAGGCTTGATGTAAGGGGTAAGCTAAACGGTTTGGTATTTTCGCTTCCAGAAGAGTGGATAAACGCCATGATAGCGGGTTATATTGACACTGACGGTTGCATTTCTTTGATGTTTGATAAAAGAACAGGTAAACACAATCTGAGAATTGCTATAAGTTCTAAGGATAGAGAAAAACTTGAGAAGGTGGGATACTACTTACATTCAATTGGAATTCTAAACACACTGCACGAAGATAAAAGAAACGGAGTTTGGACATTGATTGTAAGTAACAGATCACTTAAGACATTTAAAGAGAAAATCGGCAAGTATCTTAGAATCAAGAAGGAAAGGTTTGAAAGAGCTTACGAAGTTTACACCAATGAACACAAGCAATTCGAATCTGATTTAGTTCCGTTTGGTAAACTCTTCAAGCTACTAAAATTCAAGAGAGGAATTAAAAACAAGGTTCTCAAGGAATTTGGTATCGATGTTTGGAATTGGAACGATTGCGTATGTATTCCGAGAGAGAAGCTTAGAAAAATCGTGGAACTCGCTGAAGATTCCGATATTAAAACGTTTTTGCTTGAACTGCTAAACGCAAACGTTACGTGGATCAAGGTTAAAGACGTTAAAGATCGCTACTACAACGGTTACGTTTACGACGTAACAACCACGACATCGAACTTCTTCGCCAACGCGATGTTAAATCACAACTGCACATACCACAGGACGGATTCAACGAGGGTGAGTGAAGTAGGTTTGAGGATTGCAAGGGAGTTCTTGGGTGACGATTTCGTTGCAAGAGATTGGTTTATGGAAGGAGCTCACGAATGTATAAGACCGACGAGACCTATTTCGAAGGATACACTGCAGAGGCTAATTCAGGAGGGAGTAATTCAGGTTGAAGGTATAACTTCAAGACATCTCGCATTGTACGATCTAATTTTTAGGCGTTTCATGGCAAGTCAGTGTAAGCCCTACAGGGTGAAGGTTGCGAGGTACCTGATAAGGTACGACGGTAAGGAAGTGGAAGAGGAAAGGGTTCTTGAAGCTGAGGGAAAGGCTGTAGAGCTTTACAAGTGGTGTGTCTGGGTTAAGCCAGCCTTACCAACTGGTAAGGTTAAAGTTAAGGCGGAAATAAGAACTGTTCCAAAGGCACCGCTATTCACTCAGTCTGACATAGTTAGGCTAATGAAAGAGAGAGGAATAGGAAGACCCTCAACGTACGCAACAATCGTCGATAGACTCTTCATGAGAAACTACGTTATCGAGAAGAACGGAAGAGTTATTCCCACCAAGAGGGGTATAGACGTGTTCAACTACCTCGCATCTAACTACGGTAAGTTTGTTTCGGAGGAAAGAACGAGGTTACTTGAGGAAAAGATGGATGCAGTCGAGAGAGGAGAACTAGATTATTTCAAAGCTTTGCAGGAGCTTTACGAGGAAATAAGAGAGATAGCGTAA
- the nikR gene encoding nickel-responsive transcriptional regulator NikR, with protein MEENITRIGVSLPKNLLEEFDSIIKTRGYSSRSEAIRDAIRNYIMEYKWLEREEGEIVGVVYIIYDHTVKGVSDAIIDLQHEFLDVITTTMHIHLSKDYCLEIILVKGDMKKVKALVDKATTIKGVMNVKLVTAVKS; from the coding sequence ATGGAGGAGAACATAACGAGGATAGGAGTAAGTCTACCAAAGAATCTGCTCGAAGAGTTTGATTCGATAATAAAAACTAGGGGCTATTCTTCGAGAAGTGAAGCTATAAGAGACGCTATAAGGAATTACATAATGGAGTACAAGTGGCTAGAAAGAGAGGAGGGAGAAATTGTTGGTGTTGTTTACATAATATACGATCATACTGTAAAGGGTGTCAGCGATGCAATTATTGACTTGCAACACGAATTCCTAGACGTTATAACTACGACAATGCATATCCATCTGAGTAAGGATTACTGTCTCGAAATAATCCTCGTAAAGGGAGATATGAAAAAAGTAAAGGCTTTGGTGGATAAAGCTACAACCATAAAAGGTGTTATGAACGTTAAACTTGTCACAGCCGTAAAGAGCTGA
- the lysA gene encoding diaminopimelate decarboxylase yields the protein MFKVIDGVLHVEDVSVVELAEELGTPLYITSKAKLEENIEAYKRAFPDAEILYAVKANNNLAIMRIIAKHGFGADVFSGGELYMARLAGFPSNKLLFNGNSKSDEEIEMGIDCNVKFSVDSLDELYTIQKIAEKKGKIVEIAFRVNPDIDPKTHPKIATGLKTSKFGIPWDIALEAYKKAVELPNVKPVGIHCHIGSQIKEIDPFVEALNRLFDLAVEIEKLGVEIRFLDIGGGLAIDYTGEGAPTPQDFANEILPVFNERKKELNSDPKLYLEPGRSLVGNTTILLTKVNAVKKAYKNFVAVDAGFNLLIRPVLYNAYHRVAVANKMDKEAEETYTIVGPICESGDILAEDRKLPKVEKGDLIAIFDTGAYGFVMSSQYNGRPRCAEVLVDGSRWYVVRERESYGDLIYKQRIPDFLL from the coding sequence ATGTTCAAGGTCATAGACGGTGTTCTGCATGTTGAGGATGTCAGTGTTGTAGAGCTAGCTGAAGAGCTTGGGACTCCTCTCTACATAACGTCTAAAGCTAAGCTCGAGGAGAACATCGAAGCCTATAAGAGAGCATTTCCAGATGCCGAGATCCTTTACGCTGTTAAAGCTAACAATAACTTGGCAATAATGAGGATAATTGCAAAACATGGATTTGGAGCGGATGTTTTCAGTGGTGGGGAACTTTACATGGCTAGGCTGGCCGGATTCCCTTCCAATAAATTACTTTTCAATGGAAATTCCAAGAGCGATGAAGAAATAGAGATGGGAATTGATTGTAACGTTAAATTCAGCGTTGATAGCTTAGACGAGCTTTATACAATCCAAAAGATTGCTGAAAAGAAAGGTAAGATAGTTGAGATTGCTTTCAGGGTAAATCCAGATATTGATCCAAAGACGCATCCAAAGATTGCAACAGGATTGAAAACATCAAAATTTGGAATACCATGGGATATTGCTCTGGAAGCTTACAAAAAGGCTGTAGAACTTCCAAATGTAAAGCCAGTCGGAATACACTGCCACATAGGAAGTCAGATAAAGGAAATAGATCCTTTTGTCGAAGCTCTAAACAGATTATTTGATTTGGCGGTTGAGATTGAGAAACTCGGTGTAGAAATCAGGTTTTTGGACATAGGCGGTGGTTTGGCCATAGATTATACTGGCGAGGGAGCACCTACACCACAGGATTTTGCGAATGAAATATTACCCGTTTTTAATGAAAGAAAGAAGGAGCTGAATTCGGATCCAAAGCTATACCTAGAGCCGGGGAGAAGTCTTGTTGGCAACACGACGATACTGCTAACGAAAGTCAATGCTGTAAAGAAAGCTTACAAGAACTTTGTTGCAGTAGATGCTGGATTTAATCTACTTATAAGACCAGTCCTATACAACGCTTATCATAGAGTTGCGGTTGCGAACAAGATGGACAAAGAAGCTGAAGAGACTTACACAATAGTCGGGCCAATATGCGAGAGCGGAGATATCTTAGCTGAGGATAGGAAACTTCCGAAGGTAGAAAAGGGTGATTTAATTGCGATATTTGATACGGGTGCTTACGGTTTCGTTATGAGTAGCCAGTACAATGGAAGACCAAGATGTGCAGAAGTTTTGGTTGATGGAAGTAGGTGGTACGTTGTAAGAGAGAGAGAAAGTTACGGTGACTTGATTTATAAGCAGAGAATACCTGACTTCCTATTATGA
- a CDS encoding acyl-CoA dehydrogenase family protein translates to MDELLKLAKVRFVGMDKTNEYDRELLEYAKKLSLIKPMFLAELCNVVETIARFNPSLALSISAHHLALYCLKDCNDFCAFALTEKSGSNVKAIETKAEEADKGYIIRGSKNFVTNGEFAEVFVITARHEGKVNVFAVDKGGIKAERVDLGCFRGSGIAKIYIDGIGRELGDLKLAMSALNVGRVVFSSLALGIAKRCFELALNRAKRLGLINNQGLRWRFVDLKSDIEVVSSYINSVVSSFSEKDGVRPAICKLKACKIAKACADFAVEVFGAKGLIKHSITEILYRYAKALDIGEGTNEIMKEIISRSF, encoded by the coding sequence ATGGATGAACTTCTCAAGCTCGCAAAGGTTAGATTCGTCGGAATGGACAAGACCAACGAATACGACAGAGAACTCCTTGAATATGCGAAGAAATTGAGTCTAATAAAGCCTATGTTCCTTGCAGAGCTCTGCAACGTTGTTGAAACAATTGCCAGATTTAACCCATCTCTAGCTCTGAGCATATCGGCACATCACTTAGCTCTATACTGCTTAAAGGACTGTAACGATTTCTGTGCTTTCGCTTTAACTGAAAAATCTGGTAGCAACGTTAAGGCAATTGAAACCAAAGCTGAAGAAGCCGATAAAGGCTACATTATTAGAGGTTCTAAGAACTTCGTTACAAACGGTGAATTTGCAGAAGTTTTTGTAATTACTGCAAGGCACGAAGGCAAAGTTAATGTTTTTGCAGTCGATAAGGGAGGAATAAAAGCTGAAAGAGTTGATCTAGGCTGTTTTAGGGGTAGTGGCATCGCAAAAATATACATCGACGGTATTGGTCGTGAACTTGGAGATTTAAAGCTTGCAATGTCAGCTTTAAACGTAGGCAGAGTTGTTTTCTCATCGTTAGCTCTAGGAATAGCCAAAAGATGTTTTGAGCTTGCTTTGAATAGAGCTAAGAGATTGGGCTTAATCAACAATCAAGGACTGAGGTGGAGGTTTGTCGATCTTAAATCCGATATTGAAGTTGTATCGAGCTATATAAATAGCGTTGTCAGTAGCTTCAGCGAAAAAGATGGTGTTAGACCGGCTATATGCAAGTTGAAGGCGTGTAAAATTGCTAAAGCTTGTGCGGACTTTGCAGTCGAGGTTTTCGGTGCTAAGGGATTAATAAAGCACTCAATAACCGAGATTCTTTACAGATATGCTAAGGCTCTTGACATTGGAGAAGGGACAAACGAAATAATGAAGGAAATAATCTCAAGATCATTCTAA
- a CDS encoding Lrp/AsnC family transcriptional regulator, whose product MPDKIDRLDIEILIELQKDARKSLKEIAEKLDVAEGTVYNRINKLKRMGVIEKFIPIINHSKLGFDLTAIIGITAEGKHLVELENILAKEPNVTAVYDVTGEFDVITVAKFKTREDLNEFVKRIAGMKHVKKTYTMLVLNVVKENHAVELEKLIDKILE is encoded by the coding sequence ATGCCTGATAAAATCGACAGACTCGACATAGAAATATTGATCGAGCTTCAAAAGGATGCTAGGAAGAGCTTAAAGGAGATTGCGGAGAAGTTAGATGTTGCTGAAGGAACTGTTTATAACAGGATAAACAAGCTAAAGAGGATGGGAGTTATAGAGAAGTTCATACCTATAATCAATCATTCGAAGCTAGGGTTTGATCTAACCGCTATAATAGGCATCACAGCTGAGGGAAAACATCTAGTAGAACTTGAGAATATTCTTGCCAAAGAACCAAATGTCACTGCAGTTTACGATGTAACTGGAGAATTTGACGTTATAACTGTAGCCAAGTTTAAGACTAGAGAGGATTTAAATGAGTTTGTTAAGAGGATAGCTGGAATGAAGCATGTTAAAAAGACTTACACTATGCTCGTATTAAACGTAGTCAAGGAAAATCATGCAGTTGAGCTCGAAAAGCTGATAGACAAAATTTTAGAATGA
- a CDS encoding ATP/GTP-binding protein, protein MNIVVVGPAGSGKSTFVKNFSEYLKEYNVKVVNLDPASDPIYRADRDIREFVRTEDVMKKFKLGINGALLKSIELSLEHIDELMLEGDYIIYDTPGQMELFLYSKHGLAMAERIAKNDWCVCIFIIDAEVASTPENFASIVAQNAVISLRLSMPTITVLNKCDVADFDLKEVTSKLGEVEGVLGEIVEKLIGLIEYTTMRFRIIKISALKCVGFENVLSAINEVFCSCGDLS, encoded by the coding sequence ATGAATATTGTTGTCGTAGGTCCTGCCGGGAGTGGGAAGAGTACATTCGTTAAGAACTTCTCTGAGTACTTGAAAGAATATAACGTCAAAGTTGTCAATCTTGATCCAGCCTCCGATCCTATTTATAGAGCGGACAGGGACATAAGAGAGTTTGTTAGAACTGAAGATGTTATGAAGAAATTCAAGTTAGGTATAAACGGTGCACTACTAAAATCGATCGAGCTCTCACTTGAGCACATTGACGAACTCATGCTGGAGGGAGATTATATAATATACGATACACCGGGTCAGATGGAGCTTTTCCTCTACAGCAAACATGGACTTGCAATGGCCGAAAGGATTGCGAAAAACGATTGGTGCGTTTGTATATTCATTATAGACGCTGAAGTAGCATCTACACCGGAAAACTTTGCGTCAATAGTTGCCCAAAACGCTGTAATATCTTTAAGACTGTCGATGCCAACGATAACAGTTCTTAACAAGTGCGACGTGGCTGATTTCGATTTAAAGGAAGTTACATCGAAGTTAGGGGAAGTTGAGGGAGTTTTAGGCGAAATTGTAGAGAAGCTTATAGGCCTTATAGAGTACACGACCATGAGATTCAGGATTATAAAGATATCCGCCTTAAAATGTGTAGGATTTGAAAATGTTCTATCAGCTATAAATGAAGTCTTTTGCTCTTGCGGAGATTTAAGTTAG
- a CDS encoding GMP synthase subunit A, giving the protein MVKIYVVYNYGQYNHLIHRTLRDLGVETKLIPNTTPVEELKDVDGLVLGGGPSLDRTGNCELYVKELDIPILGVCLGHQLIAKVFGGEVGKGKAGGYAEVKIKVVEDDEIFEGIPKEFKAWASHMDEVKKLPKDFKLLAKSEICEIEAMRHKSKPIYGVQWHPEVYHTEYGVDFYRNFVKICKR; this is encoded by the coding sequence ATGGTAAAAATATACGTTGTCTACAACTACGGACAGTACAACCACCTCATACATCGGACACTGAGAGATTTGGGAGTCGAAACGAAGCTCATCCCCAATACTACGCCAGTGGAAGAACTTAAAGACGTTGACGGACTTGTTTTGGGTGGTGGACCTTCTTTAGATAGAACGGGCAACTGTGAGCTCTATGTTAAGGAGCTCGACATACCCATTCTGGGTGTTTGTCTAGGTCACCAGTTGATTGCCAAAGTTTTCGGTGGAGAAGTTGGAAAAGGTAAAGCTGGGGGATACGCCGAAGTCAAAATTAAGGTAGTTGAAGACGATGAGATCTTTGAGGGAATTCCGAAGGAGTTTAAGGCTTGGGCAAGTCACATGGATGAGGTGAAAAAGCTGCCCAAAGACTTTAAACTCTTAGCAAAATCTGAAATTTGTGAAATAGAAGCTATGAGACATAAAAGTAAGCCAATATACGGAGTTCAGTGGCATCCTGAAGTTTATCACACTGAATACGGGGTTGATTTCTACAGGAACTTCGTCAAGATTTGTAAGCGCTAA